One genomic region from Sphingobacterium multivorum encodes:
- a CDS encoding DUF3667 domain-containing protein produces the protein MTNCKNCGTDITLNFCPKCGQPAVLKRIDVHYIVHEIEHVLHFERGILYTIRELITTPGKNVKKYIAENRSRLVKPIIFIIINSLIYSVVSHFFHVNDKYVSYYESQHSTTGSIYLWIQDHYGYANIMIGLFIAFWAKLFFNKYGFNFFEIVILLCFILGITMLIYTIFALVEGVTHTGVMVQASIVAMVYSVWAIGQFFAPYKIPSYLKALAVYILGYLSFTVVVVIIGLSIDLILMKR, from the coding sequence ATGACAAATTGCAAAAACTGTGGGACAGATATAACGCTGAATTTCTGTCCGAAATGCGGACAGCCAGCGGTCCTTAAAAGAATTGATGTGCATTATATCGTCCACGAGATTGAACATGTCCTTCATTTCGAGCGCGGCATCTTGTACACGATTCGTGAACTCATTACCACACCCGGAAAAAATGTAAAAAAATATATTGCCGAGAACAGGAGTCGCCTGGTAAAACCCATTATTTTTATCATCATCAACTCGCTGATATACTCTGTAGTAAGCCATTTTTTTCATGTAAACGACAAATATGTGAGCTATTACGAATCCCAACATTCTACTACGGGTTCGATATACCTCTGGATCCAGGATCACTATGGTTACGCCAATATCATGATAGGATTGTTTATCGCTTTTTGGGCGAAACTATTTTTTAATAAATACGGTTTTAATTTTTTTGAAATTGTCATCCTGCTGTGTTTTATTTTGGGAATCACGATGTTGATCTATACTATTTTTGCATTAGTTGAAGGTGTAACACATACAGGCGTTATGGTACAGGCTAGCATCGTCGCTATGGTATATAGCGTTTGGGCTATTGGACAATTTTTCGCCCCCTACAAAATACCCAGTTATTTAAAAGCGCTCGCTGTTTATATTTTAGGGTATCTGTCATTTACTGTTGTCGTCGTTATTATTGGTCTATCGATAGACTTAATTTTAATGAAAAGATAG
- a CDS encoding MarR family winged helix-turn-helix transcriptional regulator has protein sequence MNAINTILNIVKVQSVITKKFDGLSLHGLSLTDFMILHILSQVPGKRLRRIDLAESTGLTASGITRIISPMEKMGLVVKEHNDRDARVSYVKLTAVGDRILKEATVTAEHIANKLLDGMAVTDLLIFAGQLKSLGGDL, from the coding sequence ATGAACGCGATTAATACGATTCTGAACATTGTAAAAGTTCAATCTGTCATCACCAAAAAGTTTGATGGGTTGAGCTTGCATGGACTAAGTCTGACAGACTTTATGATCTTACATATTTTAAGCCAGGTTCCCGGTAAGCGGCTACGGCGAATTGATCTGGCTGAAAGTACCGGTTTAACAGCCTCAGGAATTACACGGATTATTTCCCCCATGGAAAAGATGGGGCTTGTTGTAAAAGAGCACAATGATAGAGATGCCCGGGTCAGTTATGTGAAGCTTACGGCGGTTGGTGATCGAATTTTAAAGGAGGCGACTGTTACAGCTGAGCACATCGCCAACAAGCTATTGGACGGAATGGCCGTAACAGATCTCCTTATTTTTGCTGGGCAATTGAAGTCATTGGGCGGAGATTTATAA
- a CDS encoding family 43 glycosylhydrolase: MKLKQIGVLSIALMSFTNAVAQKIHNADKAAGYLFAYFEGSGDKNTQEQLRFAVSQDAQNWVALNNNKPILSSADISQTGGIRDPHILRGEDKKSFYMVATDMFTVKNGWGSNPGIILMRSDNLTDWKHNSVDLAKLYPKKFKNVKWVWAPQTIYDPAEKKYLVYFTVKSHANDKLDFYAAYANKDFSGFEKEPTLLFSPKFGGIDGDIVYKDGLYHFFFKGNTKDAAGKEVKNGIQQATSKSLKGPWREDFRYLDAYADTSVVVEGSSLFKLNGTNDYILMYDLYANGRYEFQRTDDLFNFSSKPEPFHKNFNPRHGSVISISKEESRLLNNKWGGVPGELLAPVAADDRYHFTAKGNPIIKHHFTADPAALVKGDTLWLYAGHDFAGGQKGYKMKDWIVYSTTDLKNWTEYPVSLRISDFTWAESGDAFAGHVTERNGKYYWYISSNWSGIGVAVADRPEGPFSDALGKPLLTNKDCFASSHSWACIDPAVFIDDDGQAWIFWGNRECYYAKLKENMVEIDGEIKQVNFEGLAFTEAPWVHKRNGKYYLSYATEFPEKIAYAMADKIEGPYVYKGILNEIAGNSNTNHQAIVPFKNQWYFIYHNGGINPDGGSFSRSICIDTLNYRPDGTIHKVKMTTEGTTGD, encoded by the coding sequence ATGAAACTAAAACAAATAGGGGTATTGAGTATTGCATTAATGAGTTTTACCAATGCCGTAGCGCAAAAAATACACAATGCAGATAAGGCGGCGGGTTATCTTTTTGCATATTTTGAAGGTTCGGGGGATAAAAATACACAAGAACAATTGCGATTTGCAGTCAGTCAGGATGCGCAAAACTGGGTTGCATTAAATAACAATAAACCTATTTTGTCATCGGCGGATATATCCCAAACGGGAGGGATTCGTGATCCGCACATCCTTAGGGGAGAGGACAAAAAGTCATTTTATATGGTCGCAACTGATATGTTTACGGTAAAGAATGGGTGGGGAAGTAATCCGGGTATTATCCTGATGCGATCTGATAATCTGACGGACTGGAAACACAATTCTGTTGACCTGGCAAAGTTATACCCTAAAAAATTTAAGAACGTAAAATGGGTATGGGCACCACAGACGATCTACGATCCGGCTGAAAAAAAATACCTGGTGTATTTTACGGTGAAATCGCATGCGAATGATAAACTTGATTTTTATGCGGCCTATGCGAATAAAGATTTTAGTGGCTTTGAAAAGGAACCTACTTTATTGTTCAGTCCAAAATTTGGCGGTATTGATGGCGACATTGTCTATAAAGATGGGCTATATCATTTTTTCTTTAAGGGTAATACAAAAGATGCTGCCGGAAAAGAAGTGAAAAATGGAATTCAGCAGGCGACAAGTAAATCCCTAAAAGGACCATGGAGAGAAGACTTCCGGTATCTCGATGCCTACGCAGACACTTCTGTTGTTGTCGAAGGATCGAGCCTTTTTAAGTTGAATGGAACAAACGATTATATCTTGATGTACGATTTGTATGCGAATGGAAGATACGAATTTCAGCGCACAGACGATCTCTTTAATTTCTCTTCAAAACCTGAACCTTTTCATAAGAATTTTAATCCGCGACATGGAAGTGTGATTTCAATCAGCAAGGAAGAGTCTCGTCTTCTGAACAATAAATGGGGCGGTGTACCTGGTGAATTGCTAGCTCCTGTGGCTGCGGATGACCGGTATCATTTTACCGCAAAGGGAAATCCGATTATTAAGCATCATTTTACGGCCGATCCGGCTGCATTAGTTAAGGGGGATACACTTTGGTTGTATGCAGGTCATGACTTTGCAGGGGGTCAGAAAGGCTATAAGATGAAAGACTGGATCGTTTATTCTACAACGGATTTAAAAAATTGGACGGAATATCCCGTGTCTTTGCGCATAAGTGATTTTACGTGGGCAGAAAGCGGCGATGCGTTTGCAGGACATGTTACCGAACGTAATGGAAAATATTACTGGTACATCAGTTCCAATTGGTCCGGAATAGGTGTTGCTGTCGCAGACAGACCCGAAGGTCCCTTTAGCGATGCATTGGGAAAGCCCTTATTGACCAACAAAGACTGTTTTGCTTCTTCCCATTCCTGGGCTTGTATCGATCCAGCTGTTTTTATTGATGATGATGGTCAAGCCTGGATTTTCTGGGGCAATCGCGAGTGTTACTACGCAAAGCTCAAAGAAAATATGGTTGAGATTGATGGCGAAATAAAACAGGTGAATTTTGAAGGACTAGCTTTTACGGAAGCACCGTGGGTTCACAAGCGCAATGGAAAATACTATTTGAGTTATGCTACGGAATTTCCGGAGAAGATCGCTTATGCCATGGCCGATAAGATCGAAGGTCCCTATGTCTATAAAGGAATTCTGAATGAAATAGCAGGCAATAGCAATACGAACCATCAAGCAATTGTCCCTTTTAAAAATCAATGGTATTTCATTTACCATAATGGGGGAATTAATCCAGATGGAGGCAGTTTTAGCCGTTCGATATGCATAGATACCTTAAATTACCGTCCAGATGGTACAATCCATAAAGTTAAAATGACAACGGAAGGAACTACCGGAGACTAA
- a CDS encoding sigma 54-interacting transcriptional regulator yields the protein MDYTKITTFGALKTSGYKPKTIKEELRQNLITKIKAGETVFNGVHGYEDTVIPELERAILSKHNINFLGLRGQAKTRLARLMVNLLDEYVPVVQGSEINDDPFNPISRYAIELLKEKGDDTPISWLGRGDRFAEKLATPDVTVADLIGDVDPIKAANLKLSYADDRVIHFGMIPRANRSIFVINELPDLQARIQVALFNILQEGDIQIRGFKLRLPLDVQFIFTANPEDYTNRGSIVTPLKDRIGSQILTHYPASVEIAKAITAQEANLEAAQKEQIYVPELARELIEQISFEARNSEYVDEKSGVSARMSITAFQNLLSTAELRMLRSGAQATAVRLSDFMGIVPAITGKVELVYEGEQEGAGIVAVQLIENAIKSLFPILFPKIEKLERENERYPYDDIVRWFSESEGIELSDELNDLAYGQVLDQVKPIHALIQQYQPETKPEDLHFLTEFVLWGLTLNNKLSKYRLGSGLQFQDNFQGYLRNNL from the coding sequence ATGGATTACACGAAGATTACAACATTTGGTGCATTAAAAACTTCGGGTTATAAACCTAAAACAATAAAAGAAGAATTGCGTCAGAATCTGATTACAAAAATAAAGGCGGGTGAAACCGTGTTTAATGGGGTACATGGTTATGAAGATACCGTAATTCCAGAACTTGAAAGAGCAATACTTTCCAAACACAACATTAATTTCTTGGGCCTTCGCGGTCAGGCGAAAACACGTCTAGCTAGGCTCATGGTCAACTTATTGGATGAATATGTGCCTGTGGTTCAAGGTTCAGAGATTAATGATGATCCGTTTAACCCCATATCGCGTTATGCGATAGAGTTGCTGAAGGAGAAAGGCGACGATACACCGATAAGCTGGCTTGGTCGAGGCGATCGTTTTGCGGAGAAACTGGCTACGCCTGATGTGACAGTAGCTGATTTGATCGGTGATGTAGATCCCATCAAAGCCGCAAATTTAAAACTGAGCTATGCAGACGATCGGGTGATTCATTTTGGTATGATTCCTCGAGCAAACCGTTCTATATTTGTCATTAATGAGCTACCTGATCTTCAAGCTAGAATCCAGGTAGCCCTCTTCAATATATTACAGGAGGGAGATATTCAGATTCGCGGTTTTAAGTTACGCTTGCCGTTAGACGTACAATTTATATTTACAGCGAATCCAGAGGATTATACCAATAGAGGAAGTATTGTGACGCCGCTGAAAGATCGCATCGGATCGCAGATACTTACACATTACCCCGCATCGGTTGAGATAGCAAAGGCAATTACTGCGCAGGAGGCGAACTTGGAAGCGGCCCAGAAGGAGCAGATATACGTCCCTGAGCTAGCTAGGGAATTGATTGAGCAGATAAGCTTTGAAGCACGAAATAGTGAATATGTGGATGAAAAGAGTGGCGTGAGTGCGCGTATGAGCATTACAGCATTTCAAAACTTATTAAGTACCGCTGAATTACGCATGCTCAGAAGTGGGGCGCAAGCAACGGCAGTACGGCTGAGTGATTTTATGGGTATTGTGCCTGCGATAACCGGCAAAGTTGAGCTCGTTTATGAAGGCGAGCAAGAAGGAGCGGGTATCGTTGCAGTGCAGCTAATAGAAAACGCGATTAAAAGCCTTTTCCCGATTTTATTCCCAAAAATTGAGAAACTGGAAAGAGAAAACGAGCGTTATCCCTACGATGATATTGTTCGTTGGTTTTCGGAATCAGAAGGAATCGAATTATCTGATGAACTCAACGATTTGGCGTACGGGCAGGTTTTGGACCAAGTGAAGCCTATCCATGCTTTAATTCAGCAATACCAACCGGAAACGAAACCCGAAGATCTCCATTTTCTGACTGAATTCGTTTTATGGGGACTTACCCTCAACAATAAATTAAGTAAATATAGACTGGGGTCCGGCCTTCAGTTTCAAGATAATTTTCAGGGATATCTGAGAAATAATCTGTAA
- a CDS encoding GIY-YIG nuclease family protein has product MNKIDKKQLKAEFLDSKPLMGVLTIYNKAENKTYIADSLNLTALSNRIRFMLNMGQFDNKNLQADWNQLGEGNFLFENAVIIPFENDKIIDYKRVVHHAATELKSKVRETTSIY; this is encoded by the coding sequence ATGAACAAAATAGATAAAAAACAACTGAAAGCCGAATTCTTGGACAGTAAACCATTGATGGGAGTGTTAACAATTTACAATAAGGCCGAAAATAAAACATATATCGCAGATAGCCTGAATTTAACGGCTCTTTCCAACAGAATCAGATTTATGTTAAACATGGGGCAATTTGACAACAAAAACTTACAGGCGGATTGGAACCAATTGGGCGAGGGAAATTTCCTGTTTGAAAATGCAGTTATTATTCCATTTGAAAACGACAAAATCATTGATTATAAAAGAGTCGTACATCATGCAGCAACTGAGTTGAAGAGTAAAGTGAGAGAAACAACAAGTATCTATTGA
- a CDS encoding vWA domain-containing protein translates to MKSTKRRKGFLFKQYEEPFQTPFDKLFDIFKELIPHTSGDFDEAIDWLRQLDKEFKLTTPAYTIDDFITDLKNKGYIREKVEFGGEGSVDITSKLEKALRQHALDQIFGKMRKGKSGNHKTNHQGRSDENMGDFRNYQYGDGLEKIVLTESLKNAQINHGIGEFALSENDLVVEDTQFKSQMSTVLMIDISHSMILYGEDRITPAKKVAMALSELILTRYPKDSLDVIVFGNDAWPIAIKDLPYLQVGPFHTNTVAGLQLAMDLLRRKRHANKQIFMITDGKPSCLNMPDGTYYKNPMGLDPFITSKCYSMAAQARKLGIPITTFMIASDPYLQQFVDEFTASNQGKAYYTGLGDLGEMIFEDYEENRKKRIR, encoded by the coding sequence ATGAAAAGCACGAAACGAAGGAAAGGTTTTCTTTTCAAACAATATGAAGAGCCGTTTCAAACGCCTTTTGATAAATTATTTGACATTTTCAAAGAATTGATTCCCCATACCTCTGGTGATTTTGATGAAGCCATTGACTGGCTTAGGCAATTGGATAAAGAGTTCAAACTGACGACTCCAGCCTATACGATAGACGATTTCATTACGGATCTGAAGAATAAAGGTTATATCAGGGAAAAAGTGGAGTTTGGTGGTGAAGGTAGCGTAGATATTACCTCAAAGCTGGAGAAAGCTTTGCGTCAGCATGCCTTGGACCAGATTTTTGGGAAAATGAGGAAAGGAAAATCAGGCAATCATAAAACTAATCACCAGGGAAGGAGTGACGAAAATATGGGCGATTTCAGAAACTATCAGTACGGAGATGGCCTGGAGAAAATAGTTTTGACAGAGAGCTTGAAAAACGCACAGATCAATCATGGGATAGGTGAGTTTGCCTTATCAGAAAATGATCTCGTCGTAGAAGATACACAGTTTAAGTCGCAGATGAGTACAGTGTTGATGATCGATATCAGCCACAGTATGATTTTATACGGCGAGGATCGGATCACTCCTGCAAAAAAAGTGGCGATGGCTTTATCAGAACTTATTTTGACCCGTTACCCGAAAGACTCACTTGACGTCATTGTTTTCGGAAACGATGCATGGCCTATCGCGATAAAAGACCTGCCTTATTTGCAAGTTGGACCATTTCATACCAATACGGTCGCGGGCTTACAGCTAGCGATGGACTTACTAAGGCGAAAACGACATGCGAATAAGCAAATATTTATGATAACCGACGGGAAACCCAGCTGTTTAAATATGCCGGACGGCACTTACTATAAGAATCCTATGGGTTTGGATCCTTTTATCACCAGCAAATGCTATAGTATGGCTGCACAGGCTCGAAAGTTGGGAATACCAATTACAACCTTTATGATTGCTTCGGATCCTTATCTACAGCAATTTGTCGACGAGTTTACAGCTTCAAATCAAGGGAAGGCTTATTACACGGGACTTGGGGATCTGGGTGAAATGATCTTTGAGGATTACGAAGAAAATCGAAAAAAAAGAATACGATAA
- a CDS encoding MGH1-like glycoside hydrolase domain-containing protein has product MKRQHRSVFLNSIVLSSTAFLILGILFSCSSNRRFSGKQESIYRLELDRLKEVAKNNLTDNIKEFNAFEHRPKSDGAFDESNNKDFLVNNIPYFESSNDTLSRVYNYRWWMISKHLRDYYDPYDSKKYWVITEFFGYPAWGSLSGAITCPTAHQFYDVRWLRDPKYLQSYAEYFMLGSASKINQRENGNFLTHLSRPESVHFSSWMVDGIESFLKIHPDQAWTQKMLPAMETHQHLLDSLFTVKNPDAKTNGMYKILDLYDGMEFSLSAVLGLIESKGPYAIYGDSTWRDLYLGWGTTDKAANTTAAKDFPLAFTKGYPDFYLVRPSVGSYSFGNTNALYNLYRQEEQHHPSIKNKAKADYYKFRSQEIQRKLLRTLWNADDGFFYTLTAGDNAYGVRDYEARVRESVGYTPWYFNMIPREDNKKYEVAWAMFTSEKGFNNHKGMTTAERQHPYYNEQAYAWNGRGWPFQNSVVYKAYSNYLRNYKNQITAQDKETLYEQIMKLTRLHGYAHPNIGEWYIPSDGEQFGGQKDYFHSTYPDIIIADLIGFKASHHNSFQVQPLIPAGKMDYFYLGNLAYHGKTIDIVWKEDWDQNKPGKQSMLCIWVDHVLKASSKDLGVKIDVNLD; this is encoded by the coding sequence ATGAAAAGACAACATCGTTCCGTTTTTTTAAATTCTATTGTTTTAAGCAGCACAGCCTTTTTGATTCTAGGGATTCTTTTTTCCTGTTCCAGTAATCGGCGATTTTCGGGAAAGCAGGAGTCGATATATCGGCTTGAACTTGATCGTTTAAAGGAAGTGGCGAAAAATAATCTAACAGATAATATAAAGGAGTTCAATGCTTTCGAGCACCGGCCAAAATCGGACGGAGCTTTTGACGAATCCAACAACAAAGACTTTTTGGTCAATAACATTCCGTATTTTGAGAGTTCCAACGATACCCTAAGTCGCGTGTATAATTATCGTTGGTGGATGATCAGCAAGCATCTTCGGGATTATTACGATCCATATGATTCAAAGAAATATTGGGTTATAACGGAATTTTTTGGTTATCCCGCCTGGGGATCCCTGAGTGGAGCGATTACCTGCCCAACAGCGCATCAGTTTTACGATGTACGTTGGCTTCGTGATCCCAAATACCTTCAATCTTATGCAGAATATTTTATGCTTGGATCAGCTTCCAAAATAAATCAACGTGAAAACGGCAATTTTTTAACCCATTTGAGCCGGCCCGAAAGTGTTCATTTTTCCAGTTGGATGGTCGATGGCATTGAATCATTTTTAAAAATTCATCCCGATCAGGCCTGGACACAAAAGATGCTTCCAGCGATGGAGACTCACCAGCACCTTTTGGATAGCCTATTCACTGTGAAAAATCCCGATGCGAAGACCAACGGCATGTACAAAATTCTGGATCTGTACGATGGTATGGAATTCAGCCTTTCGGCGGTGCTTGGCTTGATTGAGAGTAAAGGGCCCTATGCTATTTATGGCGATAGTACATGGAGAGATCTTTATTTAGGTTGGGGGACGACAGACAAGGCTGCAAATACGACTGCGGCGAAAGACTTTCCATTGGCCTTTACCAAAGGTTATCCTGATTTTTATCTGGTGCGCCCATCCGTTGGAAGCTATTCCTTTGGGAATACCAACGCATTGTACAATCTCTATAGACAGGAAGAGCAACATCATCCTTCGATTAAGAATAAGGCGAAAGCAGATTACTATAAATTCAGAAGCCAGGAAATACAGCGGAAACTTCTCAGGACACTTTGGAATGCAGATGATGGTTTTTTTTATACCTTGACAGCCGGAGACAATGCCTATGGTGTACGGGATTACGAAGCGCGGGTGCGGGAATCCGTTGGTTACACCCCTTGGTATTTCAATATGATACCGCGTGAGGATAATAAAAAGTATGAGGTAGCTTGGGCGATGTTTACTTCCGAAAAAGGTTTCAATAACCATAAAGGAATGACTACGGCCGAAAGACAACATCCCTATTATAATGAGCAGGCTTATGCCTGGAACGGCAGAGGATGGCCTTTTCAAAACTCAGTCGTCTATAAAGCATACAGCAACTATTTAAGAAATTATAAAAATCAAATCACTGCGCAGGACAAAGAGACCCTGTACGAACAAATTATGAAGCTTACACGGCTTCACGGTTATGCCCACCCAAATATCGGTGAATGGTATATACCAAGTGACGGTGAGCAATTTGGTGGGCAGAAGGATTATTTTCATTCAACCTATCCAGACATAATCATAGCAGATCTCATTGGATTTAAGGCATCCCATCACAACAGCTTTCAGGTTCAGCCGCTGATACCTGCTGGCAAAATGGATTATTTTTACCTCGGAAACTTAGCCTATCACGGGAAAACAATAGACATTGTTTGGAAAGAAGACTGGGATCAAAACAAACCTGGAAAACAGTCTATGTTATGCATTTGGG